One window of the Klebsiella oxytoca genome contains the following:
- a CDS encoding MFS transporter, producing the protein MTDLPSSVRWQLWIVAFGFFMQTLDTTIVNTALPSMAQSLGESPLHMHMVIVSYVLTVAVMLPASGWLADRVGVRNIFFSAIVLFTAGSLFCAQAATLDRLILARVLQGVGGAMMVPVGRLTVMKIVPRSQYMAAMTFVTLPGQVGPLLGPALGGMLVEYASWHWIFLINIPVGIVGAIATLCLMPNYTLQTRRFDIFGFILLAAGMATLTLALDGKEGLGISPLALTAVGVGSMLFYLWHARGNRNALFSLKLFSNRTFSLGLGGSFAGRIGSGMLPFMTPVFLQIGLGFTPFHAGLMMIPMVLGSMGMKRIVVQVVNRFGYRRVLVASTIGLALVSLLFMAVALAGWYWLLPVVLFMQGMINASRFSSMNTLTLKDLPDDQASSGNSLLSMVMQLAMSIGVTVAGMLLGLYGQLHIGADAATTHQVFLYTYLSMAVVIALPALIFSRVPDDTTTNTVIRRRKRSES; encoded by the coding sequence ATGACAGACCTTCCTTCCAGCGTGCGCTGGCAGCTATGGATAGTGGCCTTTGGCTTCTTTATGCAGACGCTGGATACCACTATAGTCAACACCGCCCTCCCCTCAATGGCGCAAAGCCTCGGGGAGAGCCCGCTGCATATGCACATGGTTATCGTCTCCTATGTGCTGACGGTGGCGGTCATGCTGCCCGCCAGCGGCTGGCTGGCGGACCGCGTTGGAGTACGCAATATCTTTTTCAGCGCCATCGTTTTATTTACCGCCGGCTCCCTGTTCTGCGCCCAGGCCGCGACGCTCGATCGGCTAATACTCGCCCGCGTGCTGCAGGGGGTGGGCGGCGCGATGATGGTGCCAGTCGGGCGTCTGACGGTGATGAAAATCGTCCCGCGCAGCCAGTATATGGCGGCGATGACCTTCGTCACCCTGCCCGGCCAGGTGGGTCCGCTGCTCGGCCCGGCGCTCGGCGGGATGCTGGTGGAGTACGCCTCCTGGCACTGGATCTTCCTGATTAATATTCCGGTCGGCATCGTCGGGGCGATCGCCACGCTGTGCCTGATGCCTAACTACACTCTGCAAACCCGGCGCTTTGATATCTTCGGCTTTATTCTGCTGGCTGCCGGTATGGCGACGCTGACCCTCGCGCTTGACGGTAAAGAAGGGCTCGGTATCTCCCCACTGGCTCTGACGGCCGTCGGCGTGGGGTCAATGCTGTTCTACCTATGGCACGCGCGCGGCAACCGCAACGCGCTGTTCAGCCTGAAGCTGTTCAGCAACCGTACCTTCTCGCTGGGGCTGGGCGGCAGCTTTGCCGGACGCATCGGCAGCGGCATGCTGCCGTTTATGACCCCGGTTTTTTTGCAGATTGGCCTCGGCTTTACGCCGTTCCACGCCGGTCTGATGATGATCCCGATGGTGCTTGGCAGTATGGGGATGAAGCGTATCGTAGTCCAGGTCGTCAACCGCTTCGGCTATCGCCGGGTGCTGGTCGCCTCGACTATTGGCCTGGCGCTGGTCAGCCTGCTGTTTATGGCGGTAGCTCTTGCCGGCTGGTACTGGCTGCTGCCGGTGGTGCTGTTCATGCAGGGGATGATCAACGCCAGCCGCTTTTCGTCAATGAATACGCTTACCCTGAAAGATCTGCCCGATGACCAGGCTAGCAGCGGCAACAGCCTGCTGTCGATGGTCATGCAGCTCGCGATGAGTATCGGCGTTACCGTCGCCGGAATGCTGCTGGGTCTCTACGGCCAGCTGCATATCGGCGCCGATGCGGCGACCACACATCAGGTCTTTCTCTATACCTACTTAAGCATGGCGGTGGTTATCGCGCTGCCTGCGCTCATTTTTTCCCGCGTCCCCGACGATACCACGACCAATACCGTGATTCGTCGCCGTAAAAGGAGTGAATCTTGA
- the baeS gene encoding two-component system sensor histidine kinase BaeS, with translation MKFWRPGITGKLFIAILATCIVLLISMHWAVRISFERGFIDYIKRGNEQRLTMLGDALSEQYAQHGSWTFLRNNDRFIFQLLKTFERDNDDRSPHGREMKPGQRDEPRGGPEEMPPNAAPDRPLNGPRGDRGPGPDIPPHGWRTMFWVVDQKGRVLVGPRERVPKDGTRRSIMVNGVEVGAVIASPVERLTRNTDINFDRQQKRTSWLIVALATLLAALATFPLARGLLAPVKRLVEGTHRLAAGDFTTRVTATSSDELGRLAKDFNQLASTLERNQKMRQDLMADISHELRTPLAVLRGELEAIQDGIRKFTPDSIASLQAEVATLTKLVDDLHQLSMSDEGALSYQKTPVDIINLLEVAAGAFRERFASRGLSIGVSLPENATIFGDRDRLMQLFNNLLENSLRYTDSGGKLQISASQSGEMLVLDFADSAPGVTDEQLERLVERFYRTEGSRNRASGGSGLGLAICLNIVAAHCGTLRAGHSPLGGVSIKVALPLERNLSRDV, from the coding sequence TTGAAGTTCTGGCGCCCCGGCATTACCGGTAAGCTGTTTATCGCGATTCTCGCTACCTGCATCGTGCTGTTAATTAGCATGCACTGGGCGGTGCGTATCAGCTTTGAACGCGGGTTTATCGACTATATCAAGCGCGGCAATGAACAGCGGCTGACCATGCTCGGCGATGCCCTGAGCGAGCAGTACGCTCAGCACGGCAGCTGGACGTTCCTGCGTAATAACGACCGCTTTATTTTCCAGCTGCTCAAAACGTTTGAACGCGATAACGACGATCGCTCGCCGCACGGCCGGGAGATGAAGCCCGGTCAGAGGGATGAACCGCGGGGAGGCCCCGAAGAGATGCCGCCGAATGCCGCGCCTGACCGACCGCTTAACGGCCCACGCGGCGATCGCGGACCCGGTCCGGATATTCCTCCGCACGGCTGGCGTACCATGTTCTGGGTGGTCGATCAAAAAGGGCGCGTGCTGGTGGGCCCGCGCGAGCGCGTGCCAAAAGACGGCACCCGACGCAGCATTATGGTCAACGGGGTGGAGGTGGGCGCAGTAATAGCCTCGCCGGTCGAGCGCCTGACGCGCAACACCGATATCAACTTCGACCGCCAGCAGAAACGCACCAGCTGGCTGATTGTCGCCCTTGCCACGCTGCTGGCGGCGCTGGCGACTTTCCCGCTGGCGCGCGGCCTGCTCGCGCCGGTCAAACGGCTGGTGGAAGGCACCCACCGTCTGGCGGCCGGGGATTTTACTACCCGCGTCACCGCCACCAGCAGCGATGAACTGGGACGCCTGGCAAAAGATTTTAATCAGTTAGCCAGCACGCTTGAACGCAACCAGAAAATGCGCCAGGACCTGATGGCCGATATCTCCCATGAACTGCGCACGCCGCTGGCGGTGCTGCGCGGCGAGCTGGAGGCGATTCAGGATGGGATCAGGAAATTCACCCCGGATTCGATCGCTTCCTTACAAGCGGAAGTCGCGACCCTGACCAAGCTGGTCGATGATTTGCACCAGCTATCCATGTCCGATGAGGGTGCGCTCTCCTACCAGAAAACTCCGGTGGATATCATCAACCTGCTGGAAGTCGCCGCCGGCGCGTTTCGCGAACGCTTCGCCAGCCGCGGCCTGTCGATTGGCGTTTCACTGCCGGAAAACGCGACGATTTTCGGCGACCGGGACCGCCTGATGCAGCTTTTCAATAACCTGCTGGAAAACAGCCTGCGTTATACCGATAGCGGCGGCAAACTGCAGATTAGCGCCAGCCAAAGCGGCGAAATGCTGGTTCTTGATTTTGCCGATAGCGCTCCTGGCGTCACTGATGAACAGCTGGAGCGGCTGGTCGAGCGCTTTTACCGCACCGAAGGATCGCGCAATCGTGCCAGCGGCGGTTCGGGTTTAGGGCTGGCTATCTGCCTTAACATTGTCGCGGCCCACTGCGGCACTTTACGTGCAGGCCATTCGCCTTTAGGCGGGGTTAGCATTAAAGTAGCACTACCTCTGGAACGTAATTTATCGAGGGACGTATGA
- the baeR gene encoding two-component system response regulator BaeR: MTELPIDENTPRILIVEDEPKLGQLLIDYLQAAGYAPTLINHGDRVLPYVRQTPPHLILLDLMLPGTDGLTLCREIRRFSEVPVVMVTAKIEEIDRLLGLEIGADDYICKPYSPREVVARVKTILRRCKPQRDLQALDAESPLIVDEGRFQASWRDKLLDLTPAEFRLLKTLSQEPGKVFSREQLLNHLYDDYRVVTDRTIDSHIKNLRRKLESLDAEQSFIRAVYGVGYRWEADACRLA, encoded by the coding sequence ATGACTGAATTACCCATTGATGAAAACACACCACGTATTCTTATCGTGGAAGATGAACCCAAGCTGGGCCAACTGCTGATCGACTATCTTCAGGCGGCGGGCTATGCGCCGACGCTGATTAATCACGGCGATCGGGTTCTGCCGTACGTTCGCCAGACGCCACCGCATCTAATTCTGCTGGATTTAATGCTCCCCGGTACCGACGGGCTCACCCTATGCCGTGAAATCCGCCGTTTTTCCGAAGTGCCGGTGGTCATGGTGACCGCGAAAATCGAAGAGATCGACCGCCTTCTGGGATTAGAAATCGGCGCCGATGACTATATCTGTAAACCCTACAGCCCGCGTGAAGTGGTGGCCCGGGTGAAAACTATTCTTCGCCGCTGCAAGCCGCAGCGCGATCTGCAGGCGCTGGATGCGGAAAGCCCGCTGATTGTCGACGAAGGCCGATTCCAGGCCTCCTGGCGCGACAAGCTGCTGGACCTGACCCCCGCCGAGTTCCGCCTGCTGAAAACCCTCTCCCAGGAGCCGGGTAAAGTCTTTTCACGCGAGCAGCTGCTGAATCATCTGTACGATGATTACCGGGTGGTGACCGACCGGACAATTGATAGCCATATCAAAAATCTGCGCCGTAAGCTGGAGTCGCTTGACGCCGAGCAGTCGTTTATCCGCGCGGTGTACGGCGTAGGCTATCGCTGGGAGGCCGACGCCTGCCGTCTGGCGTAG
- a CDS encoding cytoplasmic protein, with amino-acid sequence MSDIDKKYKPRNIINAPNIKSSIVSRSQQRGDNENIQRWLSNHFYRWVIGDFTHVYPVRSVSDYAVYFGDHMEIPAWLTPKLGGDERFYYLNPQHPQLLAAERDILEFLSRQEGTRLGSKLQRINFFTVLEMREAEHLKMQRLRDRGWYPSNSDVLKPVMAVNNGVLVELDAAHPDLRSEMAYESWHMQHCVGQFDNQGALTGGYGDYYARQIEQGKMRLFSLRDNNHIPHVTISLVVNNGVLSIEHIKGKQNRHPIKKYAPDVLALLRHLQPCPERHADCEGMGIVYEETPEFAGWKFITDIHDFNFLLNVLHDNFHLMEHFPTPPVALQWLLLHSAPDALRYLQVIDPNVATAAEMLFPQHEWHPTLAGKNTSTKPFEIESLTLQTTRYLPDDAESLSCSG; translated from the coding sequence ATGAGCGATATTGATAAAAAATACAAACCCCGAAATATAATAAACGCACCAAATATCAAGTCGTCGATTGTTTCCCGTAGCCAACAACGTGGTGATAACGAAAATATCCAGCGCTGGTTAAGCAACCATTTTTACCGTTGGGTTATCGGGGACTTTACCCATGTTTACCCCGTGCGCTCAGTTTCTGATTACGCTGTGTATTTTGGTGACCATATGGAAATTCCCGCCTGGCTAACGCCAAAACTGGGCGGCGATGAGCGCTTTTACTACCTCAACCCCCAGCATCCGCAATTGCTGGCAGCCGAAAGAGATATCCTCGAATTTCTCTCTCGTCAGGAAGGAACGCGGCTGGGAAGCAAACTACAGCGCATCAACTTTTTTACCGTACTGGAGATGCGCGAGGCGGAGCATCTGAAAATGCAGCGTCTGCGCGATCGAGGCTGGTATCCTTCCAACAGCGATGTGCTAAAGCCGGTGATGGCGGTCAATAACGGTGTACTGGTTGAACTCGATGCTGCCCATCCAGACCTGCGCAGCGAAATGGCCTATGAATCCTGGCATATGCAACACTGCGTCGGGCAATTCGACAATCAAGGCGCGCTTACAGGCGGCTATGGCGATTACTACGCCCGGCAAATTGAGCAAGGGAAAATGCGCCTGTTTAGCCTGCGCGACAACAATCATATTCCTCACGTCACGATAAGTCTGGTGGTTAATAATGGCGTTCTGAGCATTGAACATATTAAGGGCAAGCAGAACCGACACCCCATCAAGAAATATGCTCCCGACGTTTTAGCCCTGTTACGCCATCTTCAGCCATGCCCAGAGCGCCATGCAGACTGCGAAGGTATGGGTATTGTTTATGAGGAAACTCCAGAATTTGCGGGCTGGAAATTTATTACCGATATTCATGATTTCAATTTTCTGCTCAACGTCCTGCATGACAATTTTCATTTAATGGAGCACTTTCCTACTCCCCCGGTCGCATTACAGTGGCTGCTACTGCACAGCGCTCCTGACGCGCTACGCTATCTTCAGGTTATCGACCCCAACGTAGCGACGGCGGCGGAAATGCTGTTCCCGCAGCATGAGTGGCACCCGACGCTGGCTGGCAAAAATACCAGCACTAAGCCATTTGAAATTGAGAGCCTGACGCTGCAAACCACACGCTACCTTCCCGATGACGCGGAGAGCCTGTCATGTTCTGGATAA